The genomic interval ATGCGGCTGTTGACACCCACGGAGCCGCCGAGCGTCTCGACCTTGCGCTTCACCACGTCCATGCCCACGCCGCGGCCGGACAGCTCGCTGACCTGCTCGCGGGTGGAGAAGCCGGGACGGAAGATGAGCTCGATGGCCTCGCGCTCCGACAGCGCGGCGGCCTGCACCGCGGTGATGAGGCGCTTGTTGATGGCGACCTGGCGCAGGCGCTCCGGGTCGATGCCGCGCCCGTCGTCCTCCACCTCGATGTGGAGCATGTCGCCGTCCACGCGGACGCGGATGCGGATGCGCCCCGTGAGGGGCTTGCCGAGCGCCTGGCGCGTCTCGGGAGACTCCAGGCCGTGGTCCACCGCGTTGCGCAGCAGGTGCACCAGCGCGTCGCGCACGTCGCCCAGCATGGACCGGTCCACGCCGATGTCGGCGTTCTCGATGAGGAGGTCCACCTCCTTCGACTGCGTGCGCGCCATGTCCCGCACCGCGCGCGGGAAGGCGTCGAACACGGTGGACAGCGGAACCAGACGGGCCTCGGCCACGTGGTCCGCCATCTTCGACAAATTGCCATGCAGCGTGTTGATGCCGTCGTCGTTGCGGCGCACGAAGCGGAACGCGTCGTCGCGCAGCATGTGGAGGTCGCTCTCCACGCGGTCCAGCAGCGTGCGCACCTCCGTGGGCAGCTCCAGATGCTCCGCCAGCCGCATGAAGCGGTCTCCCAGGCGGCTGAAGCGCTCGAACAGCGCCTCTGTCTCCGAGCTTCGCAGCCGTCCCCGGGCGCTCTCCACGAGCAGGTCACCCGCGAGCAGGCCCAGCGAGTCGAGCACCTCCACGTTCACCCGGATGGTGCGGTCCGCGATGACCGACTTCGCCGCGCTGGGAGCCTCTTCCTCGCCCTTGCCTGGAGCATGGGTGGCGGGAGGAGGCGGCGCCACGGGCTGAGCCACCGGAGCCGCTACCACGGGCGCCGGGACGTGAACCACGGGCGCGGCGGCCACGGGAGGCGGCGCGGCCAAGACGGGCGCCGGAGCCGGTGGGGGCGTCGGAGCGGGGCGTGCGCCAGGAAGCGCGGGCGCGGCCTGCCCCGAGACCTCCTCCATCGCACGCACCATCTCCTCGCTGGAGGACGTGCCGGTGTTCGCTCCCGACAGGTCCTCGATGAGGTCGGAGAGCACGTCGCACGCCCGGAGCATGACGTCCGTGGCGATCTCCGTGGCGGTGCGGCCCTCGCGCTCGGCGCGCAGGACGTCCTCCGCCGCGTGCGCGAGCTGTCCGATGGCGGCCAGGCCCAACATGCGGGCCTCTCCCTTCATCGTGTGCAGCTCGCGCGCGACGTCGTCCGCGGCCTGATCCGCGGTTTCCTTCTCCAGGTCCAACACACCTAGCTGGATCTTCTGGAGGCGGTCGGCGGTGACCTCCTGGAACTTCTTCAGGAGGGATTTCTTGAGTGCCTCGGTGTCCATGGGCGGTGAGTGCTGCGCACCCTCCCCTTCCCGGAAGTGCTAGTCGGCCTTGAAGCGCTTGATGAGCTCCGCGAGTCGAGCGGCAAGCTGCGTGAGCTCCGCGGCCGCTCCCGTCGCCTGCTTCGACGCCTGCGTCGTCTGGCGCGTCACGTCCTCGATCTCCGCCATGGACGCCACCACCTGCTCGGTGGCCGTGCGCTGCTGCTGCGTGGCGAGGTTGATGACACGCGCCGCGTCGCTCGTCTCCTGCACGCCCGCGAGGATGCCCTCGACGGCCTGCGCGGCGACGGCGCCCAGCTTCTCACCGGACTCGGTGGCGGACTTGGACGCCTCGGCGGCGCCCGCGGCGGCGGCCGTGGCCTCGCGAATCTCGGTGATGAGGTTCTTGATCTCCTTGGTGGAGTCCAGGACGTTCTCCGCCAGGCGGCGCATCTCCGCCGCGACGATGGAGAAGCCCTTGCCCGCCTCACCCGCGCGGCTGCCTTCCAGCGCCGCGTTCAGCGCGAGCAGGTCCGAGCGGTCGGCGATCTCGTCGATGACCTCCACCACCGTGCCGATGCGCTCCACGCGCTTGGACAGCTTGGCGATGGAGTCCGCCACCGCGACGCCGTCGCTGCGGATCTGCTGCATCGCCTGGATGAACTCGCCAATGGCGCCCCGGCCCGCGCGAGCCGCGCCGAGCGTCTCCTCGGCCACGCGCGCCACGCTGCCCGCGTTCTCGGCGATCTGCGCGGAGGCGTGCTTGAGCTCCTCCATGGTCGCCGTCGTCTCGTGGATGGCGGCGGCCTGCTCCGTGGAGGACGTCTCGTGCTGGGTGGACGCCGCCAGCACCTGGTTGGCGGACGAGGACAGCCTCAGCGCCGCCTCGTTGATCTCTCGCACGAAGGTGCGCAGCGTCTCGATGACCTTGCCGAAGCCCTCGAGCAGGGGCCCCAATTGGGGGTCCTCGGTGGTGGTGTTCCACCGGGACAGGTCACCCTCGCGCACCAGGCTGATGAGCGCGTCCAGGGCCTGGTCGATCTCCTGAGCGGCCACGTGCTTGCGGTGCTCGGAGCTGGCGAAGTTGTCGAGCACCTGGTTGAGCAGGTGCGCCATCTCCTCGCCGCCCTCGCCCACCAGCTCCTTGGGGACGCGGGCCTGGAGGTTGCCGGCCAGCACCGTCAGCAGCGTGTCGGTGAAGGCCTTGAGGGGGGCCGCGGGAGCGGCGGCAGCCGCCGCCTTGGAGGCAGGAGCCTTCTTGGCGGAACGGGCCTTGGACGCGGGCTTCTCGTTCGGGGTGTCCAGGGACATTGCGGTCAGTGCCTTCCTTGAGTTCCTTGGGGCCTGGCGGTCTGCACCAGGTCAATCAGCAAAACGGTGCGGGCTTCTTCCAGACACACCCCGACGGCATACGGGGCCGCGCCCGCGGTGGGCGGCATCCGGCGAAGCTGCGTGACGGGGATGGAGCGCACGCCGGTGACGGCGTCCACCTTGAGGTGCCCCTCGCCCTCGGGCGTATCGAAGACGAGCGCGCGGTTGCCTCGGTGCAGGCGCCCCAGCTCCGGCAGGGTGATGTCCTCCGGGAGCGAGCGGTCGATGCGCAGCACCTGCGACGCATCCGCGCCAAACACGCCGCCACCCACCTCGAAGAAGAGGATGTCCACCTCCTCGAACGTCTCCTCGATGCCCAGCGACTCGTCGTTCATCGAGCCACCGCCCGCTGCCGCGCCGTCTGCAGCAGCTTGGAGAAGTTCAAGAGGTTGATGCTGTCCTGGGGCGTGGCGCCCTGCACCACGCCCAGCAGGTGCTCAGCGGCGGCATCTCCGCCCAGCGGCGGCGGGAGGATGTCCGCGACGGGGATGCGGCGCAGCCCCAGCACCGTGTCCGCCACGACCCCGGCCACGATGCTGCCGGTGATGCCGACGAACAGGCGCGTGCGGGGGCCGATGCGTGCCTCTCCCTTGGAGAGGAAGCGCAGGAGGTCGACGACCGGGAGCACCTCACCGCGGTGGCCGGTGACGCCCATGATGAAGGAGGGAGTCCTCGGCAGGGGGGTGAGCAAGCCCGCGCGGAACACCTCGAGGACGTTCTCGCTGGGCACCCCGAGCCGCAGGTCTCCCACCCGGAAGCAGAAGAACTCCTGCTCCGGCCGGGCCTGCGCGGCCACGGCGCGGTCCGGAGCCATCCGGAGTGCTCGCTGGAGGGGAGTCGAGGTCGTGGTCAAGGCGACGGAGTATCCGGAGGGGACGAAAACCGGTCAAGTGGAGGCCGCATACAGGCCGGCCGCTCGCCGTTTCGATGGTCCGCGCTGCACCAAAGGTGTAGGGTTGCACCCTGTATCCTTGAGGAGGACGATGTCGCGCGTACTGGTCATTGACGACAGCCCGATGCTGGTGGAGCTCACTGTTCGGGCCCTCACCGCCGCCGGTTACCAGGCGAGCGGGGCTCAGGACCTGGCGAGCCTCGACCAGAAGCTCTCCGAAGGTCCGTTCGCGCTCATCCTCATGGACGTGAACATGCCGGAGATGTTTGGCGACGATGTCGTCGAATACCTGCGGCGCCAGAAGAAGGTCACCGCGAAGCTGGTGCTCTACTCCGACATCTCGGAGGCGGAGCTGGCCGGCAAGACGAAGGCGTCCGGCGCGGATGGCTACATCCTCAAGAGCGGAGGCCTGGAGGCCGTGCTCGGCGGAGTCATGGGTCTCATCGGGGCGCCCGCCCTGGGAGTTCCCGCCGCCGTCCCTCCCCCGCCCGTTACGGCCGCCGCGCCCGCACCGGCCCCCGCTCCCGCCGCCGCCGCGGGGCTCAAGCCCGCGCCGACCACGGGTGGGCGCAAGCCGCGCATCCTCATCGTGGATGACAGTGAGATGACCGCGCGGATCATCGAGGCGGACCTGGTCGCCAAGGGCTTCGAGGTGCACGTCGCGGACACCGCCGACAAGGCCACGAAGATCATCCTCAAGAAGCAGACGCGTCCGGACCTGGTCCTGCTCGACGTGCGGATGCCCAACGTGAACGGCGAGCAGTTCTGCCGCTTCATCAAGAGCAACAGCCTCTTCAAGGGCATCAAGGTGCTCTTGTGCTCCGGCGAGAACGTCGAGGAGCTCCAGCGCATCTGCCGCGAGGCGGGCGCCGATGGCTACATCCCCAAGGACGCCGTCATGGGCAACCTGGTGGCCAAGGAGCTGATGCCCACGGGGAACGAGTAGCCCCCGCGTCCCGCTTCAAGCGGGGCCGATGTCCTGGCCCCGCCGACCCACTCTACCCGCGCCCGGCCGCGTTCTCCCGCTCCTCCAGGCCCCGCGCGAAGTTGCCGATGATGATGCCGGGCCGGGCGGCCTTGAGGCGGTTGAGCAGCGTGCGCACGCCCACCGGCTCTCCTCCCGCGCCCACGTCCC from Myxococcus stipitatus carries:
- a CDS encoding hybrid sensor histidine kinase/response regulator, which encodes MDTEALKKSLLKKFQEVTADRLQKIQLGVLDLEKETADQAADDVARELHTMKGEARMLGLAAIGQLAHAAEDVLRAEREGRTATEIATDVMLRACDVLSDLIEDLSGANTGTSSSEEMVRAMEEVSGQAAPALPGARPAPTPPPAPAPVLAAPPPVAAAPVVHVPAPVVAAPVAQPVAPPPPATHAPGKGEEEAPSAAKSVIADRTIRVNVEVLDSLGLLAGDLLVESARGRLRSSETEALFERFSRLGDRFMRLAEHLELPTEVRTLLDRVESDLHMLRDDAFRFVRRNDDGINTLHGNLSKMADHVAEARLVPLSTVFDAFPRAVRDMARTQSKEVDLLIENADIGVDRSMLGDVRDALVHLLRNAVDHGLESPETRQALGKPLTGRIRIRVRVDGDMLHIEVEDDGRGIDPERLRQVAINKRLITAVQAAALSEREAIELIFRPGFSTREQVSELSGRGVGMDVVKRKVETLGGSVGVNSRIGRGTTITLRLPQSLALMKVLLVRLGDDVYGMPAADVEAVMRVKPEDRLEIFGTLAVRHRGKPTALVALGPLLGLNGGNRFDRPPAVVVRHGEDHAALVVDGFVDEREVAVKPCGGEFLKGAPFIAGTAALEDGRIAVLLHVPDIMAEVRRMARPVTQAPAAKRLRVLLVDDSPIARATEGALVKALGHMVEEAQDGEEAYGKVQNNSYDLILTDVQMPKMDGFSLARRLKSTPAVARIPVIILSSLASPEDKRRGLDAGADAYLVKGELGVEVLAQAIDRLT
- a CDS encoding methyl-accepting chemotaxis protein; translation: MSLDTPNEKPASKARSAKKAPASKAAAAAAPAAPLKAFTDTLLTVLAGNLQARVPKELVGEGGEEMAHLLNQVLDNFASSEHRKHVAAQEIDQALDALISLVREGDLSRWNTTTEDPQLGPLLEGFGKVIETLRTFVREINEAALRLSSSANQVLAASTQHETSSTEQAAAIHETTATMEELKHASAQIAENAGSVARVAEETLGAARAGRGAIGEFIQAMQQIRSDGVAVADSIAKLSKRVERIGTVVEVIDEIADRSDLLALNAALEGSRAGEAGKGFSIVAAEMRRLAENVLDSTKEIKNLITEIREATAAAAGAAEASKSATESGEKLGAVAAQAVEGILAGVQETSDAARVINLATQQQRTATEQVVASMAEIEDVTRQTTQASKQATGAAAELTQLAARLAELIKRFKAD
- a CDS encoding Frizzy aggregation protein FrzB, which translates into the protein MNDESLGIEETFEEVDILFFEVGGGVFGADASQVLRIDRSLPEDITLPELGRLHRGNRALVFDTPEGEGHLKVDAVTGVRSIPVTQLRRMPPTAGAAPYAVGVCLEEARTVLLIDLVQTARPQGTQGRH
- a CDS encoding chemotaxis protein CheW → MAPDRAVAAQARPEQEFFCFRVGDLRLGVPSENVLEVFRAGLLTPLPRTPSFIMGVTGHRGEVLPVVDLLRFLSKGEARIGPRTRLFVGITGSIVAGVVADTVLGLRRIPVADILPPPLGGDAAAEHLLGVVQGATPQDSINLLNFSKLLQTARQRAVAR
- a CDS encoding response regulator, whose product is MSRVLVIDDSPMLVELTVRALTAAGYQASGAQDLASLDQKLSEGPFALILMDVNMPEMFGDDVVEYLRRQKKVTAKLVLYSDISEAELAGKTKASGADGYILKSGGLEAVLGGVMGLIGAPALGVPAAVPPPPVTAAAPAPAPAPAAAAGLKPAPTTGGRKPRILIVDDSEMTARIIEADLVAKGFEVHVADTADKATKIILKKQTRPDLVLLDVRMPNVNGEQFCRFIKSNSLFKGIKVLLCSGENVEELQRICREAGADGYIPKDAVMGNLVAKELMPTGNE